GTGGTTGAAGCTTGTTGGGATAAATAAGGTCGATATCACACTCAAAAAACTTTTCTTCCTCTTCACCAAAGAGAAGACCAACGCCCTGCCCTAACCCTTTTTTCTGGATCATTTAAAAGTCCTTTGTCTTTTTAAAAATTCTGTTGTCAGTTGCATATATGATTTTGCGCCTGTAGATTTAGAATCGTAATCGAAAATAGTTTTACCGTGACTCGGGCTTTCACTCAGGCGGACATTTCTTGGAATAGTCGTTTTGAAAAGCTGATCTTTAAAATACTTTTTTATTTCACCTGCGACCTGGTGGGTAAGGTTGTTTCTTTTGTCGAACATGGTTAGCAATAGACCTTCGATAAAAAGATCCTTGTTAAAGTTCTTTTTTACTGATCGTATTGTGTTTACGAGTTGAGCAAGACCTTCCATGGCAAAATATTCACATTGCATGGGAATAAGAACAGAATCGGCCGAAGTAAGTGCGTTTATAGTGAGTAAGCCCAAGGAAGGAGGACAGTCAATAATAAGGAAGTCAAAACCCGGTTGAATTGTTTTTAAAATCCTTTTTAGTCTATATTCCCTTTCAGGAAGTTCAATGAGTTCAATTTCAACAGCAACAAGGTCAATGTTTGAAGGAATGATTGATAATTTCTTTGTTGAAGTTGAACTTATTGTATTATAGACATTACATGATTCTGAGTATGCATGATAAAGATTAGGTAAGGATTTATCTACAGACACCCCTACTCCACTGGAACTGTTTCCTTGTGGGTCTGAGTCGATAAGTAAAACTTTCTTCCCTTTTTGGGCAAGAGCAGCTGAAAGATTGATTGCGGTTGTGGTTTTGCCCACACCCCCTTTCTGGTTAGCAACAGCAATTATTTTGTTATTTTTCATATCATCCAGGTTTTTATTTTGATTTTGTCGTAAAATACCCATTATCTTCCGAAAATGCAAAAAACATTTAGCTTTTACCTTAATTATCGAACAAAATAGAAATTGCTTTGAAAATTATGCCTTAAAAAACTCAACTGTTTCACGTGAAACAGTTGAGTTTCGATAACTGTTAATATATCAATTAATAATTCCCGAATTGATTTTTAATAATGGGAAGGTTTGTGTTTCACGTGAAACAGAAGGGAGTTTTTTATGGAATCGGATTTTTTGGTGATAGGGAGCGGGATTGCAGGTTTGTCATTTGCCTTGAAAGCTGCAAGCCTTGGGTCGGTGACGATCGTAACTAAAAAAAAACAGGTGGATTCTGCAACAAATTTAGCCCAGGGTGGCATTGCAGCGGTGTTAGATAAAAGTGATGATTTTGAAAACCATATTAAAGATACTCTTGATTCGGGGGCAGGGTTGTGTGATGAAAAGATTGTAAGGATGGTGATTAAGGATGGGCCGGAAAGAATACATGAACTCATCTGTTTAGGTGTTGATTTTGTAAAAAACAGTGATGGAAGTTTAAGTCTTGGGAAGGAAGGGGGGCATTCCCAACGGAGAGTTGCCCATGCTTTCGATCTTACGGGTAGAGAGATTGAAAGGGCACTTATAGACAAGGTTCAAAAAAAGAAAAATATTAGAGTTCTTGAGAATCATACGTGTATTGAACTCATAACAGAGGAGAGGATAAATCTGTATGGTGAGAAAAAAATTAAATGCGTTGGAGCTTTTGTTCTGAATGAGGAAGGGAATATTGAAGCTTTTATGTCAAAGGTTGTTCTCTTATGTACAGGTGGTGCTGGGAAAGTCTACCTCTATACAAGTAACCCTGATATTGCAACAGGAGATGGTATAGCCCTGGCTTTCAGGGCCGGCGCAACTGTCGCTAATATGGAATTTGTTCAGTTTCATCCAACCTGCCTTTATCATCTCAATGCTAAAAATTTCCTAATTTCTGAAGCTGTTCGAGGAGAAGGAGCTGTTCTTGTCAATAAAAAAGGAGAAAGGTTTATTGAAAAATATGAACCAGTTCGGAAAGAACTTGCAACCAGGGATAAAGTTGCAAGGGCAATTGATGAGGAAATGAAGAAAACAGGGGTAGATTGTGTATACCTTGATATTTCCAGCCGAAAAGCTTCTTTTATAAAAAATAGATTTCCAGCTATATATGGAAAATGTATGTCTCTGGGAATTGATATAACATCTAAACCTATTCCTGTTGTA
The DNA window shown above is from Desulfomarina profundi and carries:
- a CDS encoding ParA family protein is translated as MGILRQNQNKNLDDMKNNKIIAVANQKGGVGKTTTAINLSAALAQKGKKVLLIDSDPQGNSSSGVGVSVDKSLPNLYHAYSESCNVYNTISSTSTKKLSIIPSNIDLVAVEIELIELPEREYRLKRILKTIQPGFDFLIIDCPPSLGLLTINALTSADSVLIPMQCEYFAMEGLAQLVNTIRSVKKNFNKDLFIEGLLLTMFDKRNNLTHQVAGEIKKYFKDQLFKTTIPRNVRLSESPSHGKTIFDYDSKSTGAKSYMQLTTEFLKRQRTFK
- the nadB gene encoding L-aspartate oxidase, whose translation is MESDFLVIGSGIAGLSFALKAASLGSVTIVTKKKQVDSATNLAQGGIAAVLDKSDDFENHIKDTLDSGAGLCDEKIVRMVIKDGPERIHELICLGVDFVKNSDGSLSLGKEGGHSQRRVAHAFDLTGREIERALIDKVQKKKNIRVLENHTCIELITEERINLYGEKKIKCVGAFVLNEEGNIEAFMSKVVLLCTGGAGKVYLYTSNPDIATGDGIALAFRAGATVANMEFVQFHPTCLYHLNAKNFLISEAVRGEGAVLVNKKGERFIEKYEPVRKELATRDKVARAIDEEMKKTGVDCVYLDISSRKASFIKNRFPAIYGKCMSLGIDITSKPIPVVPAAHYLCGGILTNEVGESSVENLFSIGESACTGLHGGNRLASNSLLEALVYAEKAFVYNKNRWPLIAPGQFSPEPKVVKTDEINLEEEIIVNHNWDIIRRVMWNYVGISRKESRLKMAEKQMRTLRIEIGKIVRKYKKTSAIMELYNLSVVASLIIRAALKRKESRGLHYIVDYPSQDEKQRHWNTFSRADLDDISGIGF